ATATTGCGGCGGGGGTCGTTGAGCTTCTCGACAGGCGCCGCACGACCGCTCAGGAGGACCCGCCGTTGACCTCGACTCCCGTGAACGCGCAGCAGACCGCACCACCCCCGCCCCCTCCCGCGGAGATCACCTACAGCGGGCCGCACGGCGTCAATCCGCTCGCCGCGGCGTCCTTCCGGCGCATGTGCGGGCAGATCCCCTCCGTCCTGGGCCGTATCGCGAGGCTCTCGTGGCGGGCCGACCGGCGGGCCGTCCAGTTGCTCGTCGGCTGCCAGTTGGTCACGGGCGTCTCGGCCGCCGTGCTGCTGACGGCCACCGCCCGCGCCATGGTGCCCGTCCTCGGGGCCGGCTCCGCCGGGGAGCGGCTGCGGGGCGCGTTGCCCGCGTTGCTGGTGGTGGCCGTCGCCGCCGCGCTGGCCCGTGCGGCCGGGGCCGTGTCCTCGTACGCGGAACGGCGGGTCACGCCGCGGCTGACGACGGAGACGGACTCGGCGCTGGTGGAGGCGGTGTGCCGGGTGGAGGCGGTGGCGTACGCGGAGGACGGGTTCGCGGACCGGCGCGAGGCGGCCGAGATGGGGGTGACGCGGACCCATGTGATGGTGACCGACGCCCAGCGGTTCGTGTCGGCGCTGATCCGCATGGTCACCGCCGGGGGCGTGCTGTCGGTGCTGAACCCGCTGTTGCTGCCGCTGCTCCTGCTCGCGGTTCTTCCGGCCGGTGCCGGCGCGGTGCTGAGCGCGCGGGTCGACTACGAGATCCACTACGCGAACGTGGCGGACCGCAACGTGAGGGGGATGATGCGCTGGTGGGCGACCGAGTCCCGGTACAGCGACGAGGTCCGCGCGAACTCGATGACGGACTACCTCGTCTACTGGTACCGGGCCCTGTCCGACCGGTGTGACCGGCGCAGTCTGGCCGCCGCGCCCCGGACCCTGAGGATCGCCCTGCTGTCGGCGGTGGCCGGTGGCGTCTTCCTGCTGGCGACCTGGGGTGCGCTGGCGTGGCTGGCCGTGTCCGGTCGGATCGATCTCGCGGTCGCGGCGACGGCCGTGATCGCCGTGCAGACCACGCTCGCCGCGCTGTCCCAGGTGGTCGTCGGCGCCGCCGCGGTCTTCCACACCAGCCTGTACCTGGGCGACATGCAGTCCTTCCTCGACGGCGCCGCCGCCCGTGCCCCGAGGCGCGGTCCCCGTCGTCTCGCCGCCCCGGTCGACGAGATCCGGCTGGAAGAGGTCGGGTACCAGTACCCGGGCAAGGACAAGCCCGCCGTCGACGGCGTGTCCCTGACCCTGCGGCGCGGCCAGATCCTCGCGATCGTCGGGGCCAACGGCTCGGGGAAGTCCACCCTCACCCGCCTGCTGACCGGTGTCTACCTGCCGGACAAGGGCACCGTCTCGTGGAACGGCACCGACCTCTCCGGGGTGGACCCCGCCACGGTGTGGGCGCACACCGGACTGGTGCCGCAGATCTTCGCGCAGTGGCCGCTGCGGGTCCGCGAGAACGTCACCCTGGGCCAGCCCCGGACGCACGACGACGCCCCGGTGTGGGAGGCCGTCGACGCGGTCGGGCTGCGCGACGCCGTCGAGGACCTCCCCGCCGGCCTCGACACCCTCCTCGCCCGGGACCTGTGGGGCGGCACGGAACTCTCCGGCGGCCAGTGGCAGCGCATCGCCTGCTCCAGGGCCCTGTACCGCCGGCCCGAGCTGCTGATCCTCGACGAGCCCACCTCCCAGATGGATCCCCGCGGCGAACACCAGATCTTCGAGCAGATCAAGGCCATCGCCGCCGACCGCATCACCCTCGTGGTCACCCACCGCCTGGAGAACACCCGGATCGCGGACCACATCATCGTGATGGAGCACGGCCGGATCACCGAACAGGGGCGGTACGACGAACTGGCCCACGGAGGCGGGACCTTCGCCGAACTCCTCACACTGTCGCAGGACCGCTGACCGACCCCGCCCCGCCCCGTCCCGCCCCGGCGGGACGGGGCCTGTCAAGGAGGACCCGTGCCCCCGTCCCTCACCGCTGCCCCCGCCGTCCCCTTCCGCTCCTCGTCCGCATCGCACCCGAGCGCGAGGTGCTCGGCGTGAGGCGGACGAAATCCCTGCCCGTCTTCGTGCGGCGCTGGGCGGAGCGGCGCACCGGCCCGCTCGTGGCCGTACGCGACGCATCGCACGACTGGCACCGCTCCCGGGTGTGGGAGCTGGCGGGCGGGGGCGGCGGCCGCTAGTACGTGAAGGTGTCGCCCTCGGTCAAGTTCTTCACCCGCGAGACGAGGGCCTACCGAGACGTCGTTCCCGCGCTCGGGCACCACCGGGCGCCCCAGTTCCTCGACAGCCGTGCGGACGCCTTGGCGCTCCTGCTCACCGCGGCGCCCGGTGCTCCGGCGCCGGGCCTGGACCTGACCGCTGCCACGTGGCGGGCCGTGCACGCACAGGCCGGCGAGCTGTCCGCCCGGCTCCACGAGGCCGGTCCGCTCGACCCCCGCGACCGGACGGAGGCCGAAGCGTCGCTGACCGCCGCGGCCGACGGTGCGGAGACGTACCTGGGCCGTGCCGGGGACCGGCTCACCGGCGACGAGCGGCAGCTGGTACGCGACTACGCGGCCCGGCTCCGCCGCGTGGGACCGGTGCCGCTCGGCACCATCCACGGCGACAACCAGCCGCGGAACTGGCTGTGGTCCGAGACGGGGCTCGCGCTCGTCGACTTCGAGCGCACGCGCCCCGCCGCCCGCGTACAGGACCTCGTCATCCTCGCCGCCACCGAGTGGCTCGACCACCCCGACCGCCGGCAGGCCTTCCTCCAGGCGTACGGGCGAGACCTCACCGGCGCCGAACGGCACGCGCTGCGCTGCCTGACCGCGCTCGACGCGGTCAACTGCCTGGCCTGGGGCCCGGATAACGACCACCCCGAGGTCACCGCCCGCGGCCGGCGAACCCTCGACCGGCTCATGAGGGAGGACCGACCGTGAGCGACGCCCGCGCGGCCGACCTCGACGTGCCGCGCCGCTGCGCCCTGCGGCCCTGACCACCTAGCCCCTCGAACGGAACGAAACACCTGATGCTGGACATCGAGAAGCACATCGCCGCCGTCTGGACCCTCTACGGTGCGTTCACGCGTACCCTCGGCCCGGCAGGCGAGCGGCCCGCCGGTGCGGTGTCAGTCGGACCGGGCGGGGGCCCGTAGTTCGATCGTGTAGCCGCCTTCCGGGGTGGGGGCGGCGGTCAGGGTGCCGTCGAGGAGTTCGGCGCGTTCCTTCAGGCCGATGAGGCCGTGGCGGGCGCTGGGCAGGGCGACGGACGGGCGGGTGGGGGCGGTGTTGGTGACGGTGACGCCGAAGTGGTGCGCGTCGTGCCACAGGCGTACGTCGGCGCGGGCTCCGGGGGCGTGCTTGCGCACGTTGGTGAGGGCTTCCTGGACCGTGCGGTAGACGGTGCGCTGGGCGGTGGTGCTGATCTCGGAAGGGAGCCGTCCGGTCAGGGTGGTCTCGATGCCGCTGCTGGCGATGAGCTGCTGGAGGTCGGCGAGGGTGGGCTGGGGGGTGAGTTCGGTGGCGTTGCCGCCTGAGGCGCGGAGCAGGGTGACCATGTGGCGGAGTTCGTCGAGGGTGTTCGCGCTCAGGGTGCGGATGGTGCGGGCGGCCTCGCGGGCGTCGGGGTCCTTGGCGGCCATCTGGAGGGCTCCTGCCTGGACGGCGATGAGGCTGACCTGGTGGGAGACGACGTCGTGCATCTCGCGGGCCAGTTGGGCGCGTTCGCGGGCGAGGACGGTCTGGGCGTGGAGGGCTCGTTCGTGCTCACGGGCCTCCTCGACCTCGACGAGCTGGCGGGCCACGTCGTGCCTGGCCTGGACGAGCTGGCCGAAGAGGACGGGGGCGACGGCCGTGGCCAACGTGTAGACGAACTGAACCAGCGTCCAGGCCCGTTCGCCGTCGGACGCGTCGGACATCGGCCACAGGAGGGTGGCCGCCACGGCGTTCAGCAGGGCGCAGCCGGCGAGCAGCGGGCGGTTCCTGGTGGCCGCGGCGAGCGTGTACAGGGCGGCGATCGGCGCGACGGCCACGTCCATGAACAGGGTCATGGGGAGGGTCAGCAGGAAGACGGCCAGCGGGAAGCGTCTGCGCAGGAGCAGGCCGGCGGAGCCGGCGGCGGCGCAGGCCCACATCACGGGGGTGCCCTCGCCCACGAGGTTGATCCACGCGTCGAGCGCGGCCAGCACCACAAGTCCCGTGTCGACGGCCCAGGGCGGCAGCCGCCGCCAGACCGTCCGGACCGTGCTCATCGTCCGTCGCCCCGTGCCGTGCCGTCGGCGGCGTCGTCGTGGGTGAGCAGGCCGGCGCGCTCGGCGAGGAGCGCGGCCTGGACGCGGCTGGAGACCCGCAGCTTGGTCAGGATCGAGCTGACGTGGTCCTTGACGGTGCCCGCGCTCAGGTGGATGCGGGTGCCGATGTCGGCGTTGGAGAGTCCTTCCGCGAC
The Streptomyces roseofulvus genome window above contains:
- a CDS encoding ATP-binding cassette domain-containing protein; its protein translation is MCGQIPSVLGRIARLSWRADRRAVQLLVGCQLVTGVSAAVLLTATARAMVPVLGAGSAGERLRGALPALLVVAVAAALARAAGAVSSYAERRVTPRLTTETDSALVEAVCRVEAVAYAEDGFADRREAAEMGVTRTHVMVTDAQRFVSALIRMVTAGGVLSVLNPLLLPLLLLAVLPAGAGAVLSARVDYEIHYANVADRNVRGMMRWWATESRYSDEVRANSMTDYLVYWYRALSDRCDRRSLAAAPRTLRIALLSAVAGGVFLLATWGALAWLAVSGRIDLAVAATAVIAVQTTLAALSQVVVGAAAVFHTSLYLGDMQSFLDGAAARAPRRGPRRLAAPVDEIRLEEVGYQYPGKDKPAVDGVSLTLRRGQILAIVGANGSGKSTLTRLLTGVYLPDKGTVSWNGTDLSGVDPATVWAHTGLVPQIFAQWPLRVRENVTLGQPRTHDDAPVWEAVDAVGLRDAVEDLPAGLDTLLARDLWGGTELSGGQWQRIACSRALYRRPELLILDEPTSQMDPRGEHQIFEQIKAIAADRITLVVTHRLENTRIADHIIVMEHGRITEQGRYDELAHGGGTFAELLTLSQDR
- a CDS encoding phosphotransferase, coding for MSPSVKFFTRETRAYRDVVPALGHHRAPQFLDSRADALALLLTAAPGAPAPGLDLTAATWRAVHAQAGELSARLHEAGPLDPRDRTEAEASLTAAADGAETYLGRAGDRLTGDERQLVRDYAARLRRVGPVPLGTIHGDNQPRNWLWSETGLALVDFERTRPAARVQDLVILAATEWLDHPDRRQAFLQAYGRDLTGAERHALRCLTALDAVNCLAWGPDNDHPEVTARGRRTLDRLMREDRP
- a CDS encoding sensor histidine kinase gives rise to the protein MSTVRTVWRRLPPWAVDTGLVVLAALDAWINLVGEGTPVMWACAAAGSAGLLLRRRFPLAVFLLTLPMTLFMDVAVAPIAALYTLAAATRNRPLLAGCALLNAVAATLLWPMSDASDGERAWTLVQFVYTLATAVAPVLFGQLVQARHDVARQLVEVEEAREHERALHAQTVLARERAQLAREMHDVVSHQVSLIAVQAGALQMAAKDPDAREAARTIRTLSANTLDELRHMVTLLRASGGNATELTPQPTLADLQQLIASSGIETTLTGRLPSEISTTAQRTVYRTVQEALTNVRKHAPGARADVRLWHDAHHFGVTVTNTAPTRPSVALPSARHGLIGLKERAELLDGTLTAAPTPEGGYTIELRAPARSD